ACCCGGCGTTCGTACGACGGTCGTCCCTTGCCTTCGGGAATGGCTCTGGGCGTTGCTACCTGCGACTTGAGGGCACTCCCCACCGGCTGGCTGTCCTCGCGTTCCGGGTCGTCTTCGGTGGCAATTCCAAAAAACTTGAGGTAAAAGTACTTGTTGGCCCCGGTGGTGGCCTTGTAAATGGCTTTGTCAAAGGTGTCCTCCGCATAGCCGGTGAATTGGGAGTCAATGGCTTCACCGGTTTCGGCATCCACCACCCGAAATAACAGGGTCACCGAAGCCCAGTTCTTGCCATCGGCTTTGGTGCCGGTGGACTGGTCTAAAGTGGTGGGCAATACCATCAGGCCGTGGGTGTTCAGGATTTGCTTAACGGTTAAAATGTCTGCTTCCGTGGCGTAATGGTATTTATGAAAGGCGTTAAACCCCCGTTTGGGAACGGATTCAATGGCTTTTTGCACCGTGAGTATTTTGGCGTAAAGGCCGTGCGGTTTTGTTTTGGCAGTGTTGCCGCTCATAATGATGGATCCCCCGACTTTGGCGTGTCAAAGCTACGGTCTGACTTCAAATGAAAACCAACAGCACAGCGTTTGCCCTGTGTGGCCTGGAGGTTCAATGTCGTGCGGGGGGCTTAAAAGTTCCCAAACGGCAATAGGGATGAGGCAACTGTTACTATTTCAGGGAATGAACCGTTTAGGACGCACGACGTGAAAACCAGCTTAGGCCTTGGCCCGGCAGGGATGACGGAAGAATTCCGCCCTCGGGTGGCTAGAGGAAAAACAGGTAGAAGAAATCGGAAACAGCGCCGCGAATTCGGGTAAACTCACGCTGAAAACGAAAAACAGAGCGGGTTTTGGTCATTTGCCTGACCTGTTGGAGCAAGTTTGTCTGTGCCACGGTGCCATCCTGTCGTGTGTTAAATACTCTAACTACCATCCATTTAAAAAGTTGCTTAACCCAAAATTATTAAGCGACTGCCAAAATAGTCCTGGACTTAACCAATCTCAATTTCCAGAGTGGCAAAATTCGATTTGATCAGTGAGCAGTAACAGGAAAATCAATCAATCGAGCTATGCAAACAATGTTGAATCAACTGGTACTGTAATAGTCTCAAACCGCTCAAACAATAGCCTTATTGGTTCATTATATATAACCTATCGGCAAAAATAAACGGTCCTGAAGGGTTTGAGGTTAAAGAATTTGTAAAGATCCTCCGTTTGGTGGGTACTTTCAGGCTATCTTTTGAACGCTGGTTCCTCCATGATGGTCGGTTGTTGATACGCATTGGGAATACTGAATCTTGGCTCACCGGGTCTTGTTTATTTGTCATGATGGTGATTTGTACGGCTCTCAGCGCAGCCTTTGCCTGATGGTAGCCAATCTTCCGCCGTCGGAGTATCAGTGTCTGGTCTCCATGGCCAGAACCGGTCCGCTGGCTCAGTTGTTGGCACAGTATCCCCACGTTCGGGTGCTGACTCACAAACGCCTGCAGTGGGTCAAGCATGATCCCCGTAACCTGTGGCAACGACTGGGGGATTGCCTGTCTCTGGCGGTTGCTGTCATTCCCAGAACCTGGTATCTGCTCAATACCATTCGGCGGGAGAAAATAAACCTGGTGCATACCAATGTTACGGTTTCTTTGGAAGGAGCCTTGGCGGCGGCGTTGACCGGGCTTCCCCACGTTTGGCATATCCGGGAACTGTTTATGGAAAAAAGCCCCAAATTCCACATGGTGCTGGGGCGTCGGTTCAGCCGGTGGATCATTGACCGCTTTTCCGATCAGGTCATTTGTATCTCCCGGGCGGTTCGGGAGCAGTTTGGTCCTTATTTGGCCCAGGACCCTGACAAGTATCCATTGATCTATAACGCCCTGCCCCTGGAGCAGTTACCCCCGATCTTGCGATGGAACGACCCCCAACGGGGGATTCTGAAGGCCCTGGCTTTGGCGACGCTCTCCCTGCCGGAAGGCCCCGGTTTTCGGGTGGGCTATATCGGCAGGTTGTCAGAGGGTAAGGGGTTTCACGAGTTGCTAGAGGCCTTTATTCTGCTGAAAAACCGCCAGTTGCCGGTGGAACTGCTGGTGGCCGGTAGCTTTGTGGACGCCGCCTACGAGCAGCGAATTCTCGATCGCGTGGTCGAGTGCGGCTGGCAGGACTCCATCCATTTTTTGGGCCAGCAACAGGACTTGACCCCTCTCTATGAGGCCATTGGCCTGCTGGTGGTGCCTTCGGTCAATGAGCCGTTTGGTCGGGTGGTCATCGAAGCCATGGCCCAGGGCGTTCCCTGCATTGGAGCCAACGCCGGAGGGATTCCTGAAATTATTACCGATCAGGAAACGGGCTGGTTGTACCCAACCGGCCAAGTGGAAGCGTTGGCCGACTTGTTGGCGGACTTGAGCGGCAGCTTGTGGAAACTGGAAACAATTCGTCAAAACGCTAGACGGATGGTTTGCGAACGGTTTAACATTGAGACTCAAATCAGGATGTTGCGAGCATGTTATCAGTCGGCGATGATGCGTCATCAGTTTTAAGCGCCTCTGCCCGTCAAAAAATACGGGTGGGCATGGTGCTGGATCAACCCTTTCCCCCGGACGCCCGGGTGGAGCGGGAAGCCATGGCCCTGGTGGCCGCCGGGTTTGAGGTGCATTTGCTGTGCGCCGTGCATCCCGATGACCTGAACACCCCGGGACGTCTTCGGGATGAAGCCTATCAGGGGTTTTATATTCACCGGGTCAACCCTAAGGAAGTGAGCATCGAGATTCCGCTGGTCAAAAAGCCGTCCCGCTTTTTGTACAAGGGTGCCCTGAAAAATTACTTTCACCACTTTAAAAATATCGATACGGCCTGGCACACCCTGATTCACCGCTTTTGCAAGAACTACAACATCCAGATCCTGCATATCCACGATTTACGGCTGGTGGATACCGGCTTGAGCGTGTCCGCCCGCTATGGCTTGCCCTTGGTGGCCGACTTGCACGAGAACTACCCGGCCCTCATGCAGATGATGAAGGGGCGGCACAATGCCGAGCATGGCTTAAAACAGCGGGAGCGCTGGGAAGAGATTGAACTCAATTCCATCCAGCGGGCCACCCACGTGATTACTGTCACTCAGGAGGCCAAGGAGCGTTTGCTGGCTAAAGGCCTGCCGGAGTCCAAGGTGCTGGTGGTTGAAAACACGGTGGATACCGAGAAGTTTCTGGCCGCTCCGGTCAATCAGGAGGTCATTCGCCACTTTAAGCCTAATTTCGTGCTGACTTACGTGGGGCATTTGAACGACACCCACCGGGGCATTCAGACCGTCATTGAAGCCATGGGCCTGCTGAGGGATGAAATTCCGGAGTTGCGCTTTATCGGGGCCGGGGCCATGCGGGACCCCTACTATCAAAAGCTGGAACCACTGATTCAGCAGTTTGGCTTGCAGGACCGGGTGCATTTCACCGGTTGGCTGGATGAAACCGACTTTGTAACTTACATCGAGGCCAGCGATATCTGCCTGTGCCCACACCTGGTGAACGATCACACCAACGCCACTTTTCCGAACAAAGTGTATTTGTATCATTTATTCAAGAAGCCCATCATCACAAGCAATGCCGTTCCTTTACAGCGTTATATAGAGAGTACCGGCGGTGGTCTGGTCTTTCAGTCGGGTGACGCTCCAATGCTGGCCGAATTGATTCGCATGCTGTACAGTCGTCCCGATTTGCGCCGGGAAATGGCCTTGCGCGGTTTTCAGGCGGTCATGTCGCAGTACAACTGGCAACAAACGGCCCGTCAATTCACCGAGCTATATCAGCAACTCTCCAGCAGCCTGAGACAATCGCCGACAGCCCACGGATAGCCCTTTTTCAAGCCTCAATGCCCTTTTGAGATGGAAAACAACCCATGATGAACCCCTCCCTGGATCTCTCCACAAAGGCCACACTGCCAATGAACGCTCCCATTCGGGAAGATCTGGAGGCATTGGCCCTTTCCTACCGGAATATTTGCGTGGTGGGTCTGGGGTACGTGGGCTTGCCCACCGCCCTGTTGTTTGCCTTGCACGATTTTTCCGTGCAGGGGGTGGATGTCAGCGAACGGGTCCTCGACAATATTCAGCACGATCGGATTGGTTCCGTTTACCCGGAGTTGGCCGACTGGTGGCAGGAAGTGCGAGCGGAAGGCCACTTCAAGGCCTCCAGTAAGCCAGAACCCGCCGACGTGTTCCTGATCACCGTGCCCACCCCGGTGCATCATGCCGATAAAACCTGTGATTTGTCCATGGTGCGGGCCGCGACCGAATCCATTTTGCCCGTGCTGCGGCCCGGCAATCTGGTGATTCTGGAGTCCACCGTGCCACCCGGCACTACCCGCAATGTTTTAAAACCACTCATTGAAGAAAAGACCGGCTTACGGGTGGGGCAGGATATTTACCTGTGCTTCTCTCCGGAGCGGGTTTTGCCCGGCAATACCACCTACGAGCTGATCCACAATCACCGGGTCATCGGGGGCACCACCCCCGAGGCGGCCATCATCGGGCGCACCTTGCTGGGGCAGGTCATGCAGGGTGAGTTGTTCATCACTACCGATGTGTCTGCCGAGTTCTGCAAGCTGGCCGAGAATACTTACCGGGATGTGAACATCGCCCTGGCCAACGAGTTGTCCATACTGGCCGATGAATACGGCGTGGATATGACAGAAGCCCGTCAGCTGATTAACATGCACCCTCGGGTGAACCTGTTGAAGCCGGGCATTGGGGTGGGTGGTCACTGTATCGCCGTGGACCCCTGGTTTTTTGTGGAGGCCTCCCCCATTAACACCCGCCTGATTGCCACCTCTCGACTGGTCAACGATCGCATGCCCGATTACACCGTTCAGAAAATTTTGCAAGCGGTGGCCGATATTGAGCGTCCCAAGGTGGTGCTGGTGGGCTTGTCCTACAAGCCGGATGTGGCCGATACCCGGGAGAGCCCGGCCATGCGGGTGGTGGAATTATTGCAGGCGCAAACCCATGTGGAAGTGATCACCTACGATCCGCTACTGGAAGATTACGCTGAACTCACGCTGCAAGCGGTGGCTGAAGGCGCCGATTACCTGGCCGTGCTGGTCGGCCATACTGCCGTGCTGGAATCGTTGGACTTGCACGGCGAGCCGATTCGCCAAGTCATGCGCACCCCCCGCATTCAGGTGTTTTAAACTGCTAGAATACCCCCTCCCCAAGGCAGGAGGAGGGGTTTCTGGCAAGGCTGTTTAAAGCTAGCTCAGTGGGGTAATGCCCATCAGTTCTTTCAGGGCAGCCGACTTTTGGCAATTGGAGCCTTCCGTCATAGCCTTGGCGAAATCCACCACCGCTTTGGTGTGCAAGTTCGGCCCGAACCCGGCTTTTTCAAAGGCCTTGACCAATTTGGGGTTCCCTGCTTTGGCCGCCTGGGAGGCCAGATTCCAGCCTTTCTCGTTTTGGACGGGCAAGTTGATCACATCAACCAGGCGCCGTACCGTTTCCGGGTAGGCAGCCGCTTTTTCAAAAAGTGTTTTCGGATTTTTTTTAAATATTGCTTGCACCGAAGATCGGAGCTGTTCAAATTTCCTCTGAACCAGCTCAGGATCGATTTCCGTTTTCGTTCTTTTAATATCCTCCCAGAGGCTCTTAACATCATAGTGACTATTTTTATCCAGATGCTTTTCCAGAAACTCTTTAGACTCAAGCGTTGCTTTGTAGGGCTCATTTGTCTGGTTCAACGCAGCGTGATCTTGCAGACTGCGCACACACGCTTCCAAGTGCTGTATTAATTGCTCCTGGTACAGTAATGACATTTCTGGAAGGTTTTTGGGGAGCGCAATCCCCGAAGCTAAATCTTGATAAATCCAATTCAATAGGGCTTTTTGGGGTTCTCGATGAACAGAGGAATCTTCATATAAGCCTTGTATATTTTGAGCAAGCGCCAGGTTTTTTTCTCTTTGCGCTCTATCGCTCACTTTGGTGGAAAAATATCCCTGAGAGTTGTTTGAAGCAGAGCCAATGGTGGGCATCGTATGCCATCCCTTTATATGTGTTTTGAATTGGGTTTGCGGATTCAGTGATGAAACAAGCCAATACAGCCAATGGTGAAATCTATACTATAAAATCAGGACAAATCAAAATGATGCGCCCGGATCCAAACAAGTTCTTTAAAAGGGCCTAAACGTTGTAGATGCCTGTTTTGTAGCGCCCCAGGCTGGCCTCAATGGCTTCAATGGTCTGAGTTAGCCCTTGACGAAAATGGGTATGGGGCTGCCAGTTGAGCAATTCCAGCGCTTTGCGGTTATCCGCCAATAACAGGCCCACCTCGCTTTTTTCGGGGCGAATCCGCTGGGCTTCCGTGATGACCGGAATATCGGGCTGCCCCAGAATATCCAGAATCAGGTTCAGGGTATCCCCAATGGTTTGGGTCTGTCCGCTGCCCACGTTGATCACTTGCCCCACGCTGGCCTCACATTCAGCCACCCGGATAAAGCCCTGAGCGGTGTCTTTGACAAAGGTGAAATCTCTCTGGGGCTCCAGGGAGCCGACCTTGATAGGTTGTCGGGTTTTGCCATAGGCCAGCGCCTGGCTGATGATAGTGGGAATGATGGCCCGGGCCGATTGGCGGGGGCCAAAGGTGTTAAAGGGTCGAATGGTGGCCACCGGCAAATCGAAGGAAAGATAGTAGCTTTCCGCCATTTTATCGGCGGCGATTTTACTGGCCGAATAAGGCGACTGCCCCTGCAAGGGGTGGGCCTCATCAATGGGTGTGTATAAGGCTGTCCCATACGTTTCACTGGTGGAGGTATGCACCAGTTTTTGCACACCCTCACTGCGGCAGGCTTCCAGCACGTTCAGCGTCCCTTGCACGTTGACGTTCACATAATGCTGCGGGGCCACATAAGAGTAGGGAATTCCAATCAGGGCGGCCAGGTGAAAGACCGCCGCACAGCCTTTGACGGCCTGACGCACCAGAAAGGGGTCGGTGATATCCCCGCTGATGATTTCCAGTTGGGCCTGTGACTCCGGGGGCAGTTGCTCCAGATTTCCCCAGTCATTGCGGGAGTTGTATTTAACCAAGGCCCGCACTCGACAGCCTTTGGCCAACAGGGCTTCTACCAAATGGCTGCCAATAAAGCCGCCCGCCCCGGTCACTAAAACGGTTTGATTGCTTAAATCCATTGGAACAAACCCCCAAGGCTCAATAAATACGAATCAATATCCATTAATCAGGACAGGCGGACATTTACCGGCGGCGCATCCTCTGCGATATTGTTTCGCCAGTATTCAAGTTCTTGCCACAGTCCAGTGTTCAAGTCCACTTGCGGACGCCACCCGGTCTGTTCCTGAATTTTGCTAATATCAGCCCAGCTTTTATCTTCCTGCTGTGCCCCGTTTAATATGACGTTCAGCTGTTGGCGCTGATCAGCGGGCAGGGTGGAGTGGGCCAGTAGCAAATCCAGAATCGTACTCAGGGCGGTGGATTGCCCTGAGGCGATATTATAAATCTTTCCAGTCAGATCATTCCGGGTAAGACGACCGCCAAGCGTCGTCAGGGCGCTAACCACGTCATCAATGTGGATGAAATCCCGGTGGCCTTTCAGGTTGAACACATGCAATTCAGCGGGGGACGGGGCGATCGCTTCGGCTTGGGCAATTTGGGCGGCCAGTGCGGCAATGGCCAAGTGCCTTGCCGTATGACCATAAGCGTTAAACACCCGCCCGATGATTACCGGCAAATGGTAGCGCCGGGCGTAGCTTTGGGCGATTTGAGTCTGGGCCAGCTTGGCAATGCCGTATTCCCCTTCGGGTTGACAGGGGGTATTTTCATCCACTGGCTCATCCCGTAAGCCATATTCCGCGGCGGAGCCCACCACGACTACCCCGGGTCGCAAATTTGCGTCCACCAACGCTTGCAGCAGGCATCGGGTGCCTTCGGCAT
This is a stretch of genomic DNA from Vampirovibrio chlorellavorus. It encodes these proteins:
- a CDS encoding ERF family protein; amino-acid sequence: MSGNTAKTKPHGLYAKILTVQKAIESVPKRGFNAFHKYHYATEADILTVKQILNTHGLMVLPTTLDQSTGTKADGKNWASVTLLFRVVDAETGEAIDSQFTGYAEDTFDKAIYKATTGANKYFYLKFFGIATEDDPEREDSQPVGSALKSQVATPRAIPEGKGRPSYERRVTAATGAREPLSEKLSDGLDGTLKEEASAVRSQALNKANQILALQREHHLSNDEVLQWAEISSIKALAEAGRLEELETAYQKLLLRLASLSTP
- a CDS encoding glycosyltransferase family 4 protein gives rise to the protein MAHRVLFICHDGDLYGSQRSLCLMVANLPPSEYQCLVSMARTGPLAQLLAQYPHVRVLTHKRLQWVKHDPRNLWQRLGDCLSLAVAVIPRTWYLLNTIRREKINLVHTNVTVSLEGALAAALTGLPHVWHIRELFMEKSPKFHMVLGRRFSRWIIDRFSDQVICISRAVREQFGPYLAQDPDKYPLIYNALPLEQLPPILRWNDPQRGILKALALATLSLPEGPGFRVGYIGRLSEGKGFHELLEAFILLKNRQLPVELLVAGSFVDAAYEQRILDRVVECGWQDSIHFLGQQQDLTPLYEAIGLLVVPSVNEPFGRVVIEAMAQGVPCIGANAGGIPEIITDQETGWLYPTGQVEALADLLADLSGSLWKLETIRQNARRMVCERFNIETQIRMLRACYQSAMMRHQF
- a CDS encoding glycosyltransferase family 4 protein; translation: MLSVGDDASSVLSASARQKIRVGMVLDQPFPPDARVEREAMALVAAGFEVHLLCAVHPDDLNTPGRLRDEAYQGFYIHRVNPKEVSIEIPLVKKPSRFLYKGALKNYFHHFKNIDTAWHTLIHRFCKNYNIQILHIHDLRLVDTGLSVSARYGLPLVADLHENYPALMQMMKGRHNAEHGLKQRERWEEIELNSIQRATHVITVTQEAKERLLAKGLPESKVLVVENTVDTEKFLAAPVNQEVIRHFKPNFVLTYVGHLNDTHRGIQTVIEAMGLLRDEIPELRFIGAGAMRDPYYQKLEPLIQQFGLQDRVHFTGWLDETDFVTYIEASDICLCPHLVNDHTNATFPNKVYLYHLFKKPIITSNAVPLQRYIESTGGGLVFQSGDAPMLAELIRMLYSRPDLRREMALRGFQAVMSQYNWQQTARQFTELYQQLSSSLRQSPTAHG
- a CDS encoding nucleotide sugar dehydrogenase yields the protein MMNPSLDLSTKATLPMNAPIREDLEALALSYRNICVVGLGYVGLPTALLFALHDFSVQGVDVSERVLDNIQHDRIGSVYPELADWWQEVRAEGHFKASSKPEPADVFLITVPTPVHHADKTCDLSMVRAATESILPVLRPGNLVILESTVPPGTTRNVLKPLIEEKTGLRVGQDIYLCFSPERVLPGNTTYELIHNHRVIGGTTPEAAIIGRTLLGQVMQGELFITTDVSAEFCKLAENTYRDVNIALANELSILADEYGVDMTEARQLINMHPRVNLLKPGIGVGGHCIAVDPWFFVEASPINTRLIATSRLVNDRMPDYTVQKILQAVADIERPKVVLVGLSYKPDVADTRESPAMRVVELLQAQTHVEVITYDPLLEDYAELTLQAVAEGADYLAVLVGHTAVLESLDLHGEPIRQVMRTPRIQVF
- a CDS encoding SDR family NAD(P)-dependent oxidoreductase; the encoded protein is MDLSNQTVLVTGAGGFIGSHLVEALLAKGCRVRALVKYNSRNDWGNLEQLPPESQAQLEIISGDITDPFLVRQAVKGCAAVFHLAALIGIPYSYVAPQHYVNVNVQGTLNVLEACRSEGVQKLVHTSTSETYGTALYTPIDEAHPLQGQSPYSASKIAADKMAESYYLSFDLPVATIRPFNTFGPRQSARAIIPTIISQALAYGKTRQPIKVGSLEPQRDFTFVKDTAQGFIRVAECEASVGQVINVGSGQTQTIGDTLNLILDILGQPDIPVITEAQRIRPEKSEVGLLLADNRKALELLNWQPHTHFRQGLTQTIEAIEASLGRYKTGIYNV
- a CDS encoding NAD-dependent epimerase/dehydratase family protein, with translation MAQRILVTGSNGYIGGHLARHLFTLEDTEVFGLNQTDDSKLAPHHSLAGNVLEADLLGWLRQVRPHVIYHCIGASPNAPFEHQLRVNAEGTRCLLQALVDANLRPGVVVVGSAAEYGLRDEPVDENTPCQPEGEYGIAKLAQTQIAQSYARRYHLPVIIGRVFNAYGHTARHLAIAALAAQIAQAEAIAPSPAELHVFNLKGHRDFIHIDDVVSALTTLGGRLTRNDLTGKIYNIASGQSTALSTILDLLLAHSTLPADQRQQLNVILNGAQQEDKSWADISKIQEQTGWRPQVDLNTGLWQELEYWRNNIAEDAPPVNVRLS